Part of the Ornithinimicrobium flavum genome, GCCCAAGCTCACTCCGACCTCTTCCAGGCCGAGACCGTCGCTGCGCGGGGCGCGGCCGGTGGCCATGATCACCACGTCGCCGCGTACGGAGGTCCCGTCGTCGAGCTCGACGACCTGATCGGGGCCCTCACGCCGCGCCCGCGCCGGGGTGGTGCCGGCGCGGACCTGGACGCCGGCTCCTTCCAGCGCGGTCCGCGCCAGGTCCGCCACCCGGGGATCCTCCCGGCTGAGCAGCCGCTCGCTGCGCTGGACCAGCGTGACGGCCGTGCCGAAGCGCGTCAGGAACAACGCTGTCTCCACGCCCACGGCGCTGCCGCCGATGACCACCGCTCGGGCCGGGAGGTCGGTAGCGGTGTAGGTCTCGCGGTTGGTCCACACCGTGACCTCGTCCAGGCCCTCGATGGGCGGGATCACGGCCGTAGAACCGGTGGCGATGACGACGTGGTCGCCGCCCAGCAGGCGCCCGTCGACGTCGACCACGCCGGGCACACTCAGGCGGGCCACGCCCTTGACCACCAGGGCGCCTTGGTCGGCGTAGCTGTCGACCTGGGCTGAGTCGTCCAGGTGGCGGGCCATGTAGTCGCGGTAGTCCCGCGCGGCTGGCCAGTCCATCTGGGCGCCGCCGACCCCGGCGGCCCGGTCCACCTGCCCACCTGCCTCAGGTGGGCGCAGCACAGTCTTGGACGGGATGCAGGCCCAGTAGGCGCATTCCCCCCCGATCAGCTCGCGTTCGACGACGGCGACGGACTTGCCTGCGCTCAGCAGCCTGCTGGCGGCGACCTCCCCGCCAGGGCCCATGCCGATCACGATGACGTCGAAGTGCTCCCTCATTGGTGCTCCTGCTCCGCGGTCGTGGTCGGTGGTCGGTGGTCGTGCCGTCTGTGCGGTTGTGATCGGTCAGCGCGCGTCACCGCCTGGTCCGGGTCAGCACCCAGCCGATCTCGAAGACGGCCGCCACGGCGAGGCCAAACACCAGGTGCGCGGCCACCCCGCGGGCGTGGGTGACCAGCGGGTAGTCCAGGTTGGGAGCCGAGAACCCGAACGCCGGGGTCATCAGTTCATCGGCGACCACGCTCATCGCTGCTCCGGTAACCAGCCCGGCGGCCACCGGACCGATGCTCGTGCGTCGGCGCAGCAGCGGGTACAGCGGTGCCCACTGGACAGCCAGGCCGTAGTGCAAGACCAGGCTGAGGCGGTCCAGCTGCTTCTCGCTCAGCTCGAGGCCGGCCAGCGTGGACAGCTTCTGCGCGGCGATCCGGTAGGGCGGGCCCGGACGCACCGCGTCCTCTCGGGCGCGGGCAGCAGCGGGCTCCAGGTCGTAGAGCTTCATGCTCACTGGTTCCATGGCCTTGGTCCCCAGGTAGCCGCCAACAGCGGACAGGCCGGCGTCGACCAGGGTCCGGGTCAGCTTCATGGCAGATTCCTTCCAGCCGGATCGGTCCGGCTCATCGAGTCAATGCAGCCCAGGCCGATGCGCTGGCGCCGGCGGAGTAGTCGCAGGGATGCCAGTGCTCCGGTCACCGCCAGGGCTATCGCGGCGATGGTGAGCATCGCGGTGGTGTCGGTGAGAGCCGGCCTCCCCGGCGCTCTGGCCGGGCCTGGGGTTGGGGTCGCTGGATGCGAGGGGTCTCAGGCACAGCAGGACGTCGGCATCTGGTTGCGGAAGAGGCCGGCGACGATGCGCAGGCTCTCGGCCATGGTCAGGTACGGCGCCCAGGTGTCGGCCAGGTCGTCAACGGTCATGCCGGCCTTGATGGCGTAGGTGGCCGCCAGCATGATCTCCCCGGCGCCGTCGGCCAGTGCGTGCACGCCCAGGACCTTGCCGGTGGTGGCGTCGGCGACGAGCTTCACCGCGCCCCTGGTGTCGTGCTGGACCAGCGCCCGGGGGACGTCGGACAGATCCAGGACCCGGCAGTCGCACTCGTGACCGCGGGCGAGGGCCTCTTCCTCGGTCAGTCCCGCCGAGGCCAGCTGGGGGCGGGTGAACACGACGGCAGGCAAACCGGTGTAGTCCACCCGTGCTGCCGGGGCGCTGCCGCCGTCGGCCAGGGCGTTGAGCGCGGCGGCCCGACCGCCGGCGGCGGCGACGTAGACGTACTGGGCAGCCCCCGAGACGTCACCGGCGGCGTAGACGCGCGGGTTGGTGGTGCGCTGGGTCTCGTCGACCACGACGAAGCCCCGCTCGCCCACGTCCACCCCGGCAGCGGCCAGGTCCAGCCCGTCGGTGCGCGCGACGCGCCCGGTGGCCAGCAACAGCCGTGCTCCGCGCACCTGCGCGCCGGAGGCGGTGCTCACCACGACTCCCTGTGCTGAAGGGCCGGCGTCGGTGGCCACCGCGGTGGCATGCTCCTCGACCACGGTGATGCCGTCGTCGGCGAAGACGCCGCGCAGCCCCTGGGTGAGCTCCGGCTCGGCGTGAGGCGCCAGACGCCCGACCACCGACACCCGGGCGCCGAGGTGGGCGAACAGCTGGGCCTGCTCCATCCCGACGTAGCCACCACCGACGACGACCAGGGACTCGGGCAGCTCGGTCAGCTCCATCGCCGTGGTCGAGGTCAGCCAGTCCACGGAGTCCAGGCCCGCCACGTCCGGGACGGCGGGTTCGGAGCCGGTGGCCACCAGGTAGGCCCGGGCCCGCACCACCTCGCCGTCGACGGCCAGGGTGTCCTCGTCCACGAAGGTGGCCTGGCCCGGGCGGACCTCGAAGCCGTAGGCGGCGGCCACGTCGGCGTACTTCGCCTCGCGCAGGCGCTCGATCAGGGCGTCCTTCTGGGCCACCAGGGTGCCCAGATCCACCGGCCCGGCGGAGGTTGGAGCGCCTCCGAAGGGGTTGGTCAGCGCGGCGTGCCGCGCTCCGGCGGCCGCCAGGAGCGTCTTGGACGGCACACAGCCGATGTTCACGCACGTGCCGCCGAGGACGCCGCGCTCGATCAGCACCACGCTCTTGCCGGCCTGGCTGGCCGCGATAGCCGCGGACATGGCCGCACCCCCGGAGCCGATCACGGCCAGATCGACGTCGTAGTCCTCACCCATCTCACACCATCCTTCGCGTTGCACGTCTCCAGAGGCCACAATGGACCTTCCAGTACAGGGGAAGGTCAAGGTGAACATCGAAAAGGATCGAGCAAGGGGTCACTGTGCGGATCGGTGAGTTGGCCGAGGCCAGCGGCACCACGACCAAGACGCTGCGGTTCTACGAAGAAGCAGGGCTCCTGCCCGCACCCGAGCGCACCCCCAGCGGGTACCGGGACTACGCCCCGCAGACTCTGGCGCGCCTGGACTTCATCCGCCGCAGCCGCACCGCTGGGCTCACTCTGGCCCAGATCCGCGAGGTCCTCGACATCCGCGACACCGGCGTCGCGCCCTGCCAGCACGTGCAAGACCTGCTCGAGGCCCGCCTGGGCGACCTGGACCGCCAGATCGCCGACCTACAGGCGCTACGGCACACCGTCGCCCGCCTCCGCGACGATGCCGCCACGGTCGACCCCACCAACTGCGACGCCACGACCGTCTGCCGCTACCTGTGATCCGCACGGGCCCGGCACCCCTGCGGCAGTGCCCACGCTTGGCGCCGAAGAGTGGCCCGGTGACCTATGGGGCAGAGGACCAACGACAGAGTCCCCGGTCCACTGCATAAATATGCAAGCTCGAGCGCCGCTGCAACGCACGCAACTGCCGCCGGTCGCAAGGTCCCGCTGGACCCACACGGGAGAGACTTCACCCATGGAGCTCTCCTCCCAGATGACCGCCGCCGAGGTGGTGCAGATCGTGGCCTGGCTTGACGCCAATGGTGTGGTCTATCAGGTCAACGGCGGATGGGGTGTCGATGCGCTGGTGGGACGACAGACTCGCCCCCATCAAGATCTCGACGTGTTCATCGACGACGATCAGGAGGCCGAGTTCATGGCCTGGCTCACCTCCCGCGGCTATCGGGTCACCGAGGATTGGCGACCAGTCCGCGTGCAGCTATCGAGTCACTCAGGGCAAGTAGACGTCCACGCAATGCGCTTGGACCCGGCCGGCAACGGGGTTCAGGAAGGTCTGGACGGCGAGGTGTACCTCCACCCTTCTGAGCAGAGAGTCACGGGCTTCATAGACGGCCAAGCGGTCGTCGTGGCCAGCGCGGAGCGAGCCCGAGAGCTTCGAAGTGGCTATCCCCCGCGCGCCGTGGACCTCCACGACCTCGCTGTCCTCGACGAACTGTAGGCATCCTGTTCTGCCGCATACATAGCTGAGCTGTTAAGGGCAAGTGGCTTCCGGCAGGCGCACGAAGAGCCAGTCCATCTGCGGGGCGGAGGCGATGATCTCGCTGTCAGATCCGCCCAGTGGGTGGAGCGTGAGCTCATCTCCGTCCTGGACGTCCCAGGCTGCCTCCTCGTCGGCCAGTCGCCAGATGGATCCGTCGAGCGGACCTAGAACCGGGGTGTCGCAGTCTGGATCGTCACGGTAGATGTAGCGCACCGGCTGGTCGTTCGGCAGATCGTCTCCGTCGGTGACCAGGGCAGGCTCAAGGGGCACCGCCAGTGACGCGTCTGCGTGCACCTGCTCGTTGGTGGCAGTGCTGCCCGGCGATCTCAGGTCCACATCCACGACGGTGCGTTCCTCCGGTGCCCCCGGGTAGGGGTCACGCGCCTCCAGTTGCACCCGGAACGGGCCTTCGGGCAGGACAGCCCTGGAAACCGCGACCACGAAGGCGTGCGGGTTGGCATCGGCATTGCAGCCGTACACCTCACCGGGGACGACGAGATCGGCGTAGAGCAGGTCACCCTCGACGAGGACACCGTCCATCCGCACGGGGCAGCCCGAGCCGTAGACCGCGCCGAACCACACCGCGATCTCGCCGTCCCAGTCCACCCGCGGCGCCTCCCCCTCCAGTCCCGCGGCCTCCCACAGGTCCTGCAGCTGGTCATCGGTGGTGGCCACCGACGTCCGGTAGGACTCACCGCTCAACCCCTCACCCAGCAGACGCCACCCCTCCCCGGCTGTTGCCTGGCTCCTCTCCTCAGGCGCCTGATCCTCAGGGATCCCCTCCACGCACAACGGCCGGCCGGTGAAGCCGGCAAGCACCGCCTCGGCCTCGGGGGTGATCACCCCGAGGTGGATCTCGACCACACCGCGGTGCGGGGAGAGCGCGGACCCGCCGCTGCGAACACCAGCCTCCCGCAGCGCGGCGTCCACCTCGGTCAGCACGGCCTCGAGCTCCCCGGCGGTCCAGGGCACCTCCACCACCACGATCCCTTCCCCCGGCCACTCCCGGGCGACCTCCTGCTGCAGCGCGCCGGCGTCGGCGTCCTTGACCCACACGGTGATCCACCCGTTGCGTTCCCGGTCCAGCCCCAGCTCGACAAACCCGGGTTGCCGGACCGCCCACGCGTGCACCTCGCTGAGCAGCTCTTCGGCGTTGCCGTACAGCGGCTCATCGCGGTACAGCGCCTCGTCCGCGCGGATCTGCGGCACGTCCGCGCACGACGGGAACCCCGCTACGCCCCCTGAGGACGCCCCAGATGCGCCACCGGAACTCCCTCCGACCGTCCCGCACGCTGTCAGGAGCAACGCGGCCATGACGGTGCCCACCGGCACCGGACCTGTCCACGGGTTACGCCATGACCTTTGCAAGCCTCTCACCTCCCAAGAGCAGTCTGCCCGCTCGACGCCACGAGACGCCCCATTGCCGCCGGTCGAAACTTCCTATCTCGTCGTGCTCTCGCGCCACGCTGTGGCGGTTTGCTCGTCGTAGTACCGGCTGAAGCCACAACCCCACGCGATCGGTGAGTCCAGCGGGGCGCCTCCCCAACGAGGTTCACCGCTCACCAGCAGACGCGTCCCGACCTGGAAGGGCAGATCTTCCTCCGCGGTCCCTTCGCCGACGCTTTGCAGGTCGACAGTGACTTCATCCGCGTCACCGCCCACGAACCACTCGCGGACCTCGAACGTGATGCCCGCCAGGTTCAGGTCACCGTCGTCACCCCGGTCGGAAACGGACGGTCCCAGACGGATGACGATCCCATCGAAAGCGAAGGCGCGTTTCTGGAGTGTCTCGGGCGAGTACGACTCGACGCAAGAGACTGCGCCACCATCTGGCAGCGGACCGCCTTCGTTGTCCGGCGCGGGCTCGCTGCCAGCGGAGGCGACAGGAGATCCATCCGAACTTTGACGGCTCGCGGTGCTCTCCGCATCGCCGCTGCAGGACGTCAGGATCAGGGCAAGGCCAAGCAGGGTCCCAGTGACGGTATGGATCTGCATCGTCTGCTCCAGGTGAACGTCGGCTCCACCTGAGACGCCGACCCAGCCGTCAGCGTTCCACACCATCCGCACATCCTGTATTGGCACCCCTCTATGTCAAGACGCCGTCGGGAGTGTCGTTCTAGGCTCGGTGGTGGCGGGTCCGGGAAGTGGCTTGTCCGAAGAGCCGGTGTCGGGTTGTGAGCCGGTCGCGCTGGAGTCAGAGTCGTCGCCCAGGTGCCCTCCCGGGCCCGTCGCCGTGTGCCCGGCAAGGTCGTTGAGCATCTGCTTGTACACCAGGTCGGACAGGCGTCGTTTCAGGCAGCGCAGCGCTTCCATGGACGTCTTGCCGGCGGCTTTCTTCCGGTCGTAGTAGGCCCGGCCCTCGGTGGTTCTGGTGCGCAGCTGAACGATGGCCATGATGTGCAGCACCCGGTTGATCTGACGGTTCCCGCCCCGGGAGAGGCGGTGACGGACGTGCTCGCCGGAGGAGGCGTCGATCGGGGCGGTGCCGGTCCAGGACGCGAAGTGGTTGCGGTCGGGGAAGCGGGTGATGTCGCCGACCTCCACTAGGAGTCGGGCGGCGCCGGAGGGTCCGATGCCGTGCAGGCCGAGCAGCGAGGACCCGGTCGCCTCCACCAGCGTCTTCAGCTCCTTGTCGGCAGCCTTGGTTCGGGCGTAGATCGTGGCCAGGTCAGCTGTCAGCTCCAGGGCGTGGGCCTTGCGGACCTTACCGGCCGCCGTGGTGGGGCGGACCTTCTTGAGCAGCTCCTTGGCCTGGGCCGCGGACAGGAACGTCTTGGCCCCGCCGGGGATGAGCTCGAGCAGGAGCTTGTGCAGCTGGCAGACCTTGCGGGTGTGCTCCTCGCCCAGGGACCGGCGCCGGTCCACGCACATCCGCAGCACCTCCAGCTGCTCGTCGTTGATGACCGGGCGCAGCCCGGACATGCGTACCCCGACCAGGGCGATGGAGTGGGCGTCGGTGACGTCGGTCTTACGCCCCTGCCCGGTGGTGAAGATCCGCACCCGCGCCGACATCTTCGCCGGCACGTCCACGACGTCCTCACCGTCGGCGACCAGCCGGTCGGCCACGTGCTTGCCGATGCCGGCGCAACCCTCGACCGCCCAGACCCGCTCAGGCCACTGGCGGGCGTAGGCCAGCAGCCGTCCGTACCCGTCGGCGTCGGTGGGAAACCGGCCCCCGCCGACGATGCTCTCGTCGGCGGTCATGACTTCGATCGTGACGCTGCGCTTGTGCGGGTCCATCCCGATCACGACCCGCGGTGACTCCTGCTCGTCCATGCTCTGCTCCCTTGCTCGTGCCAACCCTGGTGGTGTCGAGCTGGGAGGGCACCGCTACGTACGGCTGGGCATACCCCTCTTGAGCCTCTCGCAGCCCTGGCGGTGACCGGGACGACGCACGCCAATTGTGAGCCTCACACCCGGGGTGTGGGCAGCCGCAAAGAGAACGACCGTCCCGGTCACCTAGAACCGAGCCGGGCCGGCCCAATCCTGACGTCAATGAAACACGTAGCCGCCGGTTGGTTGACCGGTCACAGGAGAGGGTGTTCCGCGGAACACTCCCCGCGGCTGCGGTGGCTTGCTCTTGGTCACCTAACCCCGCTTTCGGCGTCCGACGCTAGGGTCAGGGCCAGGAAGGGGTGGCGCCATGAGCTGGGACGACCTGATCGAGTTGTTCAACCCGGGCCATAAGCACTTGGCCGAAGAGCGTGATCGGAAGCGGATCGAGGCTCAGCTTCCCGGTTCGGAGGCGGATGACGATCCTCATGCTGCTGGGGTCGATCTCGAGCGCGGGATCATCTTCTTGCCAAAGGCTGAAGAGCACGCCGAGGACGACTCCTCCCAGTAGCCGCTGCCGCGATCGTTGCAGCCATCCCACGGGCGGTCGTCCATCCGGTCATCAGCGTGAGGCGTTGTACCCCTGGGGACCTGAACGCGTTCCTGGCCCGATCGGGCGTGCTGCCCGGGGGAACCTGCGACCAGACGGTAGCGTCCGACCCGAGCCGAGTTGATCTTGGCACTCATCGAGGAGGTGGGCCATGACGATCCCGACGGTTTTGGCGGCCGCTGTGAGCGGGCGCGATCGGATCGGGCCTTCCCATGGATCCTGACGTGCTGTTCGATCCGGAGGTGACCCCCGACCCGTTTGCTGGACCTGGCGACGGGTTGTTCTCCGCTGTGCCGGTGCTCATGGGCATCTTCTTCATCATCTTCGTGATCGTGGTCGTCGTGAAGCTAGTTCAAGCCGGGCAGACCTACGCCAACAATTCCGCGTTGCCCGAGCGAACCGTCGCCGCGCGGGTGGTCGGAAAGCGGACCCACACCGAGGGCGGAGCGGGCGACAGTGCGGTGCAGACCGCATACTTCGCCACGTTCGAGGTCACGGGTGGTGATCGCATCGAGGTCAAGATCCCCCAACGCGAGTACGGCCAGCTTGCGGAAGGAGATCAGGGGCAACTCACCCATCAGGGCACGTGGTACCGGGGGTTCGAGCGCAGGCGCGTCATCCCCACGGACGGTTCGTGGGAAGCACCCGGCGGTCCCTCCCTGCAGCCGCCGAGCACGACCTGAGACCGAACCGCGCAGGTCTCCCTGAACCGCTCCAGCGGCCCGCCTTGTGCCATCCGCTCATGCCGCCTGTCGCGCGCCCGTTCCTCCGTGGCTGTGAGGCAACATCATCACCGTGACGAGCAGGGAGAATCAGGCGCAGTTCTACTGGCAGTCCAGCGCCGCAGGCTTGTTGCTTGGCATCGCCCTGGGCGGGCTGACCGGGATCGGGGTCGCGCTATACCTCGGCACTGGACCGTCTGCGGAGTACACGTCCGCGTCCGTGCTGGTTGCCCTGCCACTGCTCGGGGTATTGGTGGGCGCAGTCTGCGGTGGCGCAGCCGGAGTGGCGGGCTCGATGTATACCTCCCACTGGGGTCGGCTCCCGCACTTCCTCCTCACTGCGGCCGTAGCGCTGACATCGGCTGTTGCTCTGGGTGCCTTGTTCACGGCGTTCTCCCGCACAGGTTGGGCCTACTCGGCGGCGATCGCTCTTCCCGCCTCCGTCGCCCTCGGTCTAGCCCTCCCGAGGGCGGCCGAACAGCTCTGTCGGCCACGGTCCACCCGCGCTGACGAGAACGAGTAGCGTCTCGGACGAACGTCCGGATCTGGCACCCCTCTGTGTCAAGACGCTGCTGGGAGGGTGGTTCTAGGCTTGGTGGTGGCGGGTCCGGGAAGTGGCTTGTCCGAAGAGCCGGCAGCGGGTTGTGAGCCGGTCGCGCTGGAGTCAGAGTCGTCACCCGAGTGCCCTCCCGGGCCCGTCGTCGCGTGCTCGGCGAGGTCGTCGAGCAGCGCCTTGTAGACCAGGTCGGACAGGCGGCGTTTGAGGCAGCGCATCGCTTCCATGGAGGTCTTCCCG contains:
- a CDS encoding dihydrolipoyl dehydrogenase family protein, encoding MREHFDVIVIGMGPGGEVAASRLLSAGKSVAVVERELIGGECAYWACIPSKTVLRPPEAGGQVDRAAGVGGAQMDWPAARDYRDYMARHLDDSAQVDSYADQGALVVKGVARLSVPGVVDVDGRLLGGDHVVIATGSTAVIPPIEGLDEVTVWTNRETYTATDLPARAVVIGGSAVGVETALFLTRFGTAVTLVQRSERLLSREDPRVADLARTALEGAGVQVRAGTTPARARREGPDQVVELDDGTSVRGDVVIMATGRAPRSDGLGLEEVGVSLGEHGEVLIDEHCRAADGIWAVGDVTGVLPFTHVAKYQGRIVADAILGRARPARYDGIPRVVFADPEIAAAGLTQAQADAQGLRTAAAEVDLAASIARPWTFEQDPRGHLGLLADVDRRVLVGAWAVAPQAGEWIHQASLAIRAGIPLDTLLDQVAQFPTYTEGYLAALDALDL
- a CDS encoding DUF1440 domain-containing protein, yielding MKLTRTLVDAGLSAVGGYLGTKAMEPVSMKLYDLEPAAARAREDAVRPGPPYRIAAQKLSTLAGLELSEKQLDRLSLVLHYGLAVQWAPLYPLLRRRTSIGPVAAGLVTGAAMSVVADELMTPAFGFSAPNLDYPLVTHARGVAAHLVFGLAVAAVFEIGWVLTRTRR
- the merA gene encoding mercury(II) reductase, translated to MGEDYDVDLAVIGSGGAAMSAAIAASQAGKSVVLIERGVLGGTCVNIGCVPSKTLLAAAGARHAALTNPFGGAPTSAGPVDLGTLVAQKDALIERLREAKYADVAAAYGFEVRPGQATFVDEDTLAVDGEVVRARAYLVATGSEPAVPDVAGLDSVDWLTSTTAMELTELPESLVVVGGGYVGMEQAQLFAHLGARVSVVGRLAPHAEPELTQGLRGVFADDGITVVEEHATAVATDAGPSAQGVVVSTASGAQVRGARLLLATGRVARTDGLDLAAAGVDVGERGFVVVDETQRTTNPRVYAAGDVSGAAQYVYVAAAGGRAAALNALADGGSAPAARVDYTGLPAVVFTRPQLASAGLTEEEALARGHECDCRVLDLSDVPRALVQHDTRGAVKLVADATTGKVLGVHALADGAGEIMLAATYAIKAGMTVDDLADTWAPYLTMAESLRIVAGLFRNQMPTSCCA
- a CDS encoding heavy metal-responsive transcriptional regulator, which translates into the protein MRIGELAEASGTTTKTLRFYEEAGLLPAPERTPSGYRDYAPQTLARLDFIRRSRTAGLTLAQIREVLDIRDTGVAPCQHVQDLLEARLGDLDRQIADLQALRHTVARLRDDAATVDPTNCDATTVCRYL
- a CDS encoding nucleotidyltransferase domain-containing protein encodes the protein MELSSQMTAAEVVQIVAWLDANGVVYQVNGGWGVDALVGRQTRPHQDLDVFIDDDQEAEFMAWLTSRGYRVTEDWRPVRVQLSSHSGQVDVHAMRLDPAGNGVQEGLDGEVYLHPSEQRVTGFIDGQAVVVASAERARELRSGYPPRAVDLHDLAVLDEL
- a CDS encoding IS110 family transposase, translating into MDEQESPRVVIGMDPHKRSVTIEVMTADESIVGGGRFPTDADGYGRLLAYARQWPERVWAVEGCAGIGKHVADRLVADGEDVVDVPAKMSARVRIFTTGQGRKTDVTDAHSIALVGVRMSGLRPVINDEQLEVLRMCVDRRRSLGEEHTRKVCQLHKLLLELIPGGAKTFLSAAQAKELLKKVRPTTAAGKVRKAHALELTADLATIYARTKAADKELKTLVEATGSSLLGLHGIGPSGAARLLVEVGDITRFPDRNHFASWTGTAPIDASSGEHVRHRLSRGGNRQINRVLHIMAIVQLRTRTTEGRAYYDRKKAAGKTSMEALRCLKRRLSDLVYKQMLNDLAGHTATGPGGHLGDDSDSSATGSQPDTGSSDKPLPGPATTEPRTTLPTAS
- a CDS encoding DUF6191 domain-containing protein; this translates as MSWDDLIELFNPGHKHLAEERDRKRIEAQLPGSEADDDPHAAGVDLERGIIFLPKAEEHAEDDSSQ
- a CDS encoding DUF2500 domain-containing protein; translated protein: MDPDVLFDPEVTPDPFAGPGDGLFSAVPVLMGIFFIIFVIVVVVKLVQAGQTYANNSALPERTVAARVVGKRTHTEGGAGDSAVQTAYFATFEVTGGDRIEVKIPQREYGQLAEGDQGQLTHQGTWYRGFERRRVIPTDGSWEAPGGPSLQPPSTT